A single region of the Vicia villosa cultivar HV-30 ecotype Madison, WI linkage group LG4, Vvil1.0, whole genome shotgun sequence genome encodes:
- the LOC131598995 gene encoding protein neprosin-like, whose protein sequence is MSKMINILMLALCLVTMSTCHKDHDIQSGLRKEDLELERQLNILNKPPLKSIHTKSGYIVDCVDINKQPAFDHPLLKNHKLQKKPVFESNITETRVQNSSIKPTLILEKFSCPKGTVPIRRTTKNDLIQQKKLFNAHNLTQNGGINHFSRVYMTKLLSPYYGVIGTTSVWNPKVYKGQTSSGNLYVQRGEGDNINKITVGWHVSPEFYNDDQTHLYSFWASGKNGCFNMFCKGFVQVDRSHTFGAPITKTSTYDGEMVNLPLRISQDNKGNWWIKVIDKDIGYFPAALFSSLDGAEEIGWGGYTVTPTGTDSPAMGSGHIPDTHPLHAAYFIFVQQVNIVGNGYDPETYAVETYNDAPNCYGATNYAHNGKLYGYSLQFGGPGGNCRT, encoded by the exons ATGTCAAAAATGATTAACATATTGATGTTGGCTCTGTGTTTGGTGACCATGAGTACTTGCCACAAAGATCATGATATCCAGAGTGGGTTGAGAAAAGAAGATTTAGAATTGGAGAGACAACTAAACATTCTTAACAAGCCTCCTTTAAAGAGTATTCAT ACAAAGTCAGGATACATAGTTGATTGTGTTGACATTAACAAACAACCAGCTTTTGATCATCCtttattaaaaaatcataaattacag AAAAAACCTGTTTTTGAAAGCAATATTACTGAAACAAGAGTTCAAAATTCATCAATCAAGCCTACACTCATACTTGAGAAATTTAGTTGTCCTAAAGGAACTGTTCCTATTCGGAGGACAACCAAAAATGATTTAATTCAACAAAAAAAGTTATTCAATGCTCATAATCTAACTCAAAATGGTGGCATAAATCAT ttTTCTCGCGTGTATATGACaaaactgctttctccttactATGGGGTTATTGGAACTACTAGTGTTTGGAATCCAAAAGTTTATAAAGGTCAAACAAGTTCAGGTAACTTATATGTCCAAAGGGGAGAAGGAGACAATATAAACAAAATCACAGTTGGATGGCAT GTGTCTCCAGAATTTTATAATGACGATCAAACTCATTTATATTCGTTCTGGGCG TCAGGAAAGAATGGATGCTTTAATATGTTTTGCAAAGGTTTCGTTCAAGTTGACAGATCACATACCTTTGGTGCACCTATCACTAAAACATCTACCTACGACGGAGAGATGGTGAACCTACCACTTAGAATTTCTCAG GATAATAAAGGCAATTGGTGGATAAAAGTGATTGACAAGGATATTGGATATTTTCCTGCTGCTTTATTCTCATCATTGGACGGTGCTGAAGAAATAGGATGGGGAGGATATACAGTAACTCCTACGGGTACTGATAGTCCTGCAATGGGTTCTGGCCATATACCAGATACTCACCCTCTTCATGCAGCTTATTTTATATTTGTTCAACAAGTGAATATAGTTGGAAATGGTTATGATCCTGAAACATATGCAGTAGAAACTTACAATGATGCTCCTAATTGCTATGGAGCTACAAACTATGCACATAATGGAAAACTTTATGGGTATTCTCTTCAATTTGGAGGACCAGGTGGTAATTGTAGAACTTAA